A window of Streptomyces armeniacus contains these coding sequences:
- a CDS encoding RNA polymerase sigma factor, protein MTELELPADFRAFHEHYRRKYLAWAELYLRNRRDAEEAVDAAFEEIYLKWDKLLRHENPTAYAWLIAKHRTKDYERARRGRESTIDCAAFETRAVRHAVDPIGELEVSLALYEAIRALPERQHDVIVMQFCLGYGTSETADLLGITPAGVRSTARYAKHRLREALGLDHEDHDDNEESADDRAH, encoded by the coding sequence ATGACAGAACTCGAACTCCCCGCCGACTTCCGCGCGTTCCACGAGCACTACCGCAGGAAGTACCTAGCCTGGGCGGAGCTGTATCTGCGCAACCGCCGCGACGCCGAGGAGGCCGTGGACGCGGCCTTCGAAGAGATCTATCTGAAGTGGGACAAGCTGCTACGGCACGAGAACCCCACCGCGTACGCCTGGCTGATCGCCAAGCATCGCACCAAGGACTACGAACGGGCCCGCCGGGGCAGGGAGTCCACGATCGACTGCGCCGCCTTCGAGACCCGTGCGGTGCGGCACGCCGTCGACCCGATCGGCGAACTCGAGGTCAGCCTCGCCCTCTACGAAGCCATCCGCGCGCTGCCCGAACGGCAGCACGACGTCATCGTCATGCAGTTCTGCCTGGGCTACGGCACGTCGGAGACCGCCGACCTGCTGGGCATCACCCCGGCGGGCGTCCGCTCCACGGCCCGCTATGCCAAGCACCGGCTGCGGGAAGCACTCGGCCTGGACCACGAGGACCACGACGACAACGAGGAGTCAGCCGATGACCGCGCCCATTGA
- a CDS encoding tautomerase family protein: protein MPFANFKIPADTLTTEQKEQLITRTTDLYAELYGERARATTLVLVEEVTDGGWGIGGDVLTLARLRELPEE from the coding sequence ATGCCGTTCGCGAACTTCAAGATCCCCGCCGACACCCTCACCACCGAGCAGAAGGAGCAGCTCATCACGCGCACCACCGACCTGTACGCCGAGCTGTACGGCGAACGCGCCCGCGCCACCACCCTGGTGCTCGTCGAGGAGGTCACCGACGGCGGCTGGGGCATCGGCGGCGACGTCCTGACGCTCGCCCGTCTCCGGGAGCTGCCGGAAGAATGA
- a CDS encoding ATP-binding protein produces MGFGFGQRRGGELPVELTSFVGRAKELALVRDEFERGRLVTLVGPGGVGKSRTALRAAAELAGHFADGVWLVELSALHDAELVPSTLAAVLELPEQSGMEPLDAIVAHLRDRRLLIILDTCEHLLDAAAMLSDILLRGAPEVSVLATSRQPLDVPGEHCVYVAPLSADDGLELFVQRAGTVVPGFAATDDSREQLLALVERLDGIPLALELSAVRLRAVSLGELVSRLDHRFEVLTGGRRTAQNRHQTLRTAIGWSHELCTPEERLLWARLSVFAGSFELSAAEQVCAGGGLTREQVLETLIGLVDKSVVQRIGERGERYRLLDTIREYGAGWLTETGDAETVRARHFAYYQRLCDRLWDELLTPAQVELHRAVRNEIADVRAALEYAFSAARRTDGDADGNAGADGGGAEGGGAESAGAEGGGADGDADGRAAAGLWMAAQLAPYWRAAGTLSEGRHWIDKGLALVPEDCAERAWGLFMTGVFAMWTADLATAPVRVEEAHAVAERSGTVRVTMFTDAYLGAMTALGGELDEGLDAMEDARRRIVDANDGLGMAVIHNEGALLRAVLGDSAGALELCELGLSYLEGTGDRQFYASTLGVQGICLWLAGQCEESAEPLRRALEAASEVGEVLVAALACLVLAWHAARQQRYVRAGWLLGYAENARRLSGDPVGMLPSLLEEQESMQKLVRTALGNTEFDRWRATGARMSGTDVLEAVRTDADEPLTAGRGASVPRARKRAATDVLTRREREVAALVTQGLSNREVAERLVISKRTADAHVEHILAKLGVTSRTEIPAAVPEG; encoded by the coding sequence ACTCCCCGTGGAACTCACCAGTTTTGTCGGCCGCGCGAAGGAACTCGCCCTGGTCCGCGACGAGTTCGAGCGCGGCAGGCTGGTCACCCTCGTCGGTCCCGGCGGCGTCGGCAAGAGCCGTACGGCGCTGCGGGCGGCGGCCGAGCTCGCCGGACACTTCGCGGACGGGGTGTGGCTGGTCGAGCTGTCGGCCCTGCACGACGCCGAGTTGGTGCCGTCGACGCTCGCCGCCGTCCTCGAGCTGCCCGAGCAGTCCGGCATGGAGCCGCTCGACGCGATCGTCGCGCACCTCAGGGACCGCAGGCTGCTGATCATCCTCGACACCTGCGAACACCTCCTCGACGCCGCCGCGATGCTCTCCGACATCCTGCTGCGCGGTGCTCCGGAGGTCAGCGTGCTCGCCACCAGCCGGCAGCCGCTCGACGTGCCGGGCGAGCACTGCGTGTACGTCGCGCCGCTCAGCGCGGACGACGGGTTGGAGCTGTTCGTGCAGCGCGCCGGGACGGTCGTGCCTGGCTTCGCCGCGACCGACGACAGCAGGGAGCAGCTGCTCGCCCTGGTGGAGCGGCTGGACGGCATCCCCCTCGCGCTGGAGCTGTCCGCCGTACGGCTGCGCGCCGTGTCCCTCGGCGAACTGGTGTCCCGGCTCGATCACCGCTTCGAGGTGCTCACGGGCGGCCGGCGTACGGCGCAGAACCGGCACCAGACGCTGCGTACGGCCATCGGCTGGTCGCACGAGCTGTGCACGCCCGAGGAACGGCTGCTGTGGGCGCGACTGTCCGTCTTCGCCGGTTCCTTCGAACTCTCCGCCGCGGAACAGGTTTGCGCGGGCGGCGGGCTGACGCGCGAGCAGGTGCTGGAGACGCTGATCGGGCTCGTCGACAAGTCCGTGGTGCAGCGGATAGGCGAACGCGGCGAGCGTTACCGCCTGCTGGACACCATCCGCGAGTACGGCGCCGGCTGGCTGACGGAGACGGGCGACGCGGAGACCGTACGGGCGCGGCACTTCGCGTACTACCAGCGGCTGTGCGACCGCTTGTGGGACGAGCTGCTGACACCCGCACAGGTCGAGCTGCACCGGGCGGTGCGGAACGAGATCGCCGACGTGCGGGCGGCGTTGGAGTACGCGTTCTCCGCTGCCCGCCGTACGGACGGCGACGCGGACGGGAATGCCGGTGCGGACGGTGGCGGTGCAGAGGGTGGCGGTGCGGAGAGTGCCGGTGCAGAGGGTGGCGGCGCGGACGGTGACGCCGACGGCAGGGCGGCGGCGGGCCTGTGGATGGCCGCGCAGCTCGCGCCGTACTGGCGGGCGGCCGGGACGCTGTCCGAGGGGCGCCACTGGATCGACAAGGGCCTCGCCCTCGTACCGGAGGACTGCGCCGAACGCGCCTGGGGCCTGTTCATGACCGGCGTGTTCGCCATGTGGACAGCGGACCTGGCGACCGCGCCCGTCCGTGTGGAGGAAGCGCATGCCGTGGCGGAGCGGTCCGGCACCGTACGGGTCACGATGTTCACGGACGCGTATCTGGGCGCGATGACCGCCCTCGGCGGCGAGTTGGACGAGGGCCTCGACGCGATGGAGGACGCGCGCCGCCGGATCGTCGACGCGAACGACGGCCTGGGCATGGCCGTCATCCACAACGAGGGCGCGCTGCTGCGGGCCGTGCTCGGCGACTCGGCGGGCGCCCTGGAGCTGTGCGAGCTCGGGCTGTCGTATCTGGAGGGCACAGGCGACCGCCAGTTCTACGCGTCCACACTCGGTGTGCAGGGCATCTGCCTGTGGCTGGCCGGCCAGTGCGAGGAGAGCGCGGAGCCGCTGCGGCGGGCGCTGGAGGCGGCGAGCGAGGTCGGCGAGGTCCTGGTGGCCGCGCTGGCGTGCCTGGTGCTGGCGTGGCACGCGGCACGGCAGCAGAGGTATGTCAGGGCGGGCTGGCTGCTGGGTTACGCGGAGAACGCGCGACGGCTCAGCGGCGACCCGGTGGGCATGCTCCCGTCGCTGCTGGAGGAGCAGGAGTCCATGCAGAAGCTGGTGCGGACGGCGCTGGGGAACACGGAGTTCGACCGGTGGCGTGCGACGGGCGCACGGATGTCCGGTACGGACGTGCTGGAGGCCGTCCGCACCGACGCGGACGAGCCGCTGACCGCCGGCCGCGGCGCCTCCGTCCCCCGCGCCCGCAAGCGGGCGGCGACGGACGTCCTCACCCGGCGCGAACGGGAGGTCGCCGCGCTGGTGACACAGGGCCTGTCCAACCGGGAGGTCGCGGAGCGGCTGGTGATCTCCAAACGGACCGCCGACGCGCACGTCGAGCACATCCTCGCGAAGCTCGGCGTCACCTCCCGTACGGAGATCCCGGCGGCGGTGCCGGAGGGGTAG
- a CDS encoding helix-turn-helix domain-containing protein: protein MNLPALAAYLKSRRDRVRPDDVGLPTGPRRRVPGLRREEVAQLAGLSADYYTELERGRSAQPSAQVLAALARALRLGGDERDHLFHLAERPLPTAAYGLTAHAQPALLGLLDRLGTTPAQVITDLHETLAQNELAAALVGRPPAVSGPAASLVYRWFTDPAARAIYPSGEHPQHSRAFVADLQAVAARRGRDTFVARMVTSLRRRSEEFAALWDTHDVALRRNDHKRIVHPALGVIEVDCHSLFSEDGRQRLLWFTAPPGTRGAAQLELLSVIGTQDMAAENAPREERT, encoded by the coding sequence GTGAACCTTCCCGCGCTCGCCGCGTACCTCAAGTCCCGGCGCGACCGCGTCCGCCCGGACGACGTCGGTCTGCCCACCGGCCCCCGGCGCCGGGTGCCCGGACTGCGGCGGGAGGAGGTCGCGCAGCTGGCCGGGCTGTCCGCGGACTACTACACGGAGCTGGAGCGCGGCCGCAGCGCCCAGCCCTCGGCCCAGGTGCTGGCCGCCCTGGCCCGTGCGCTGCGCCTGGGCGGCGACGAGCGCGACCACCTGTTCCACCTCGCCGAGCGGCCCCTGCCGACAGCGGCGTACGGGCTCACCGCGCACGCGCAGCCCGCGCTGCTCGGCCTGCTGGACCGGCTCGGCACGACCCCCGCGCAGGTCATCACCGACCTGCACGAGACCCTCGCGCAGAACGAGCTGGCCGCGGCGCTCGTCGGCCGCCCTCCGGCGGTGAGCGGCCCGGCGGCGAGCCTCGTCTACCGCTGGTTCACCGATCCCGCCGCACGCGCGATCTATCCCTCCGGCGAGCACCCGCAGCACTCCCGCGCGTTCGTCGCGGACCTGCAGGCGGTCGCCGCCCGGCGCGGCCGTGACACCTTCGTGGCCAGGATGGTCACCTCCCTGCGGCGCCGCAGCGAGGAGTTCGCCGCCCTGTGGGACACCCACGACGTGGCGCTGCGCCGGAACGACCACAAGCGCATCGTCCACCCGGCGCTGGGCGTCATCGAGGTGGACTGCCACAGCCTGTTCAGCGAGGACGGACGCCAGCGCCTGCTGTGGTTCACGGCGCCGCCCGGCACCCGGGGCGCCGCTCAGCTGGAACTGCTCTCCGTCATCGGCACACAGGACATGGCCGCCGAGAACGCGCCCCGCGAGGAGCGGACCTGA
- a CDS encoding SDR family oxidoreductase gives MSLSDPAPGSGAAPSSGSASGRPRVAVVTGGSRGIGRQAVLRLAADGFAVVAGYAGNRDLAEAAVKDVTAAGGRAVAVRADVADEQEVAGLFGTAESEYGGVDVVVHAAGRMLTTPVADLDLADLDALHRTNIRGTFVVARQAARTVRGGGAIVTFSTSVVGLALPGYGAYSASKGAVEALTLILARELRGRDVTVNAVAPGPTATDLFLDGKDEETVARLAAQPPLERLGTPEDIAEVVAFLASPAGHWVNGQVVRANGGIV, from the coding sequence ATGTCACTCTCCGACCCGGCGCCCGGCAGCGGCGCCGCACCCTCCTCCGGCAGCGCGTCCGGGCGCCCCCGTGTGGCCGTCGTCACCGGCGGCTCGCGCGGCATCGGCCGCCAGGCGGTGCTGCGGCTGGCCGCCGACGGCTTCGCCGTCGTGGCCGGTTACGCCGGAAACCGCGACCTGGCCGAGGCCGCCGTCAAGGACGTCACCGCGGCGGGCGGCCGTGCGGTCGCCGTCCGGGCCGACGTCGCGGACGAGCAGGAGGTGGCCGGCCTGTTCGGCACCGCCGAGTCCGAGTACGGAGGCGTCGACGTCGTCGTGCACGCCGCCGGCCGGATGCTGACGACACCTGTCGCCGATCTGGACCTCGCCGACCTGGACGCGCTGCACCGTACGAATATCCGCGGGACGTTCGTCGTCGCCCGGCAGGCCGCCCGTACGGTGCGCGGCGGCGGGGCGATCGTCACGTTCTCGACGTCCGTGGTGGGCCTCGCCCTCCCCGGCTACGGCGCCTACAGCGCGAGCAAGGGCGCGGTGGAGGCGCTCACCCTGATCCTCGCCCGCGAACTGCGCGGCCGGGACGTCACCGTGAACGCCGTCGCCCCCGGCCCGACCGCCACGGATCTGTTCCTCGACGGCAAGGACGAGGAGACCGTCGCCCGCCTCGCCGCCCAGCCCCCGCTGGAACGGCTCGGCACGCCCGAGGACATCGCCGAGGTCGTCGCGTTCCTCGCCTCCCCGGCCGGGCACTGGGTCAACGGCCAGGTCGTCCGCGCCAACGGCGGCATCGTCTGA
- a CDS encoding S1 family peptidase → MRSRTRMRAWIGATLTGLVAAAAVLVAPAAQAAPPPDVHRSAEKPSADRPSADRPPAGAPAGAPGTKIVGGRPASEPYPYTSSLQVGGRHGCGASLISDQWLVTAAHCVQGQSRLNVRIGSPNRSSGGTLATSARLIPHPSYRGLPGSYDVALVQLSRPVAGTPVAIADASPAQGSDVRLLGWGQTCPQRGCDQGSEQLKELDTRINPDSMCSGGFDPSNELCVYSTSQATACYGDSGGPLLVRAGGEWRLAGATSRAGANSPTCGGGNSTIYTDVTAHREWIESTAGLR, encoded by the coding sequence ATGAGATCACGTACCAGAATGCGTGCCTGGATAGGCGCGACCCTCACCGGACTGGTCGCGGCCGCGGCCGTGCTGGTGGCCCCCGCCGCGCAGGCGGCGCCACCGCCGGACGTACACCGGTCGGCAGAGAAGCCTTCCGCCGACCGGCCTTCCGCCGACCGGCCGCCGGCCGGAGCGCCCGCCGGGGCGCCCGGCACGAAGATCGTGGGCGGCCGTCCGGCCTCCGAGCCCTACCCGTACACCTCGTCGCTCCAGGTCGGCGGGCGGCACGGGTGCGGCGCCTCGCTGATCAGCGACCAGTGGCTGGTCACCGCGGCGCACTGCGTCCAGGGCCAGTCGCGGCTCAACGTGCGGATCGGCTCCCCGAACCGCTCCAGCGGCGGCACCCTCGCCACCAGCGCCCGGCTCATCCCGCACCCCTCGTACCGCGGGCTGCCCGGCAGTTACGACGTCGCCCTGGTGCAGCTGAGCCGGCCGGTGGCCGGGACGCCCGTCGCCATCGCCGACGCCTCGCCCGCGCAGGGCAGCGACGTACGGCTGCTCGGCTGGGGCCAGACCTGCCCGCAGCGGGGCTGTGACCAGGGCTCGGAGCAGCTCAAGGAGCTCGACACCCGCATCAACCCGGACAGCATGTGCTCGGGCGGCTTCGACCCGTCCAACGAGCTGTGCGTCTACAGCACTTCGCAGGCCACCGCCTGCTACGGCGACTCCGGCGGCCCGCTGCTCGTGCGGGCCGGCGGCGAGTGGCGGCTCGCCGGAGCCACAAGCCGCGCCGGGGCTAACAGCCCGACCTGCGGCGGCGGCAACTCGACCATCTACACCGACGTCACCGCGCACCGGGAGTGGATCGAGTCGACCGCGGGACTCCGCTAG
- a CDS encoding Ppx/GppA family phosphatase has protein sequence MRLAVVDVGSHTVRLEIADSGEAATLPVHTAKWRLRLARRVKADGHIPAGEVDRVCQAVAAARDEAQEWGAQEVFAVATAVVRAAPNRREVLDAVHDRSGVPLRVLSGKREAELAFLAARRWMGWQAGPLALVDIGGGSLEVAFGRTGLPDFAASAPLGAGLVTREFFAGQDPPRPRQIKAVRREVRRQLREPAARVRWEAPRTAVATSRTFEQLARLCGSAPKCEGPFVPRRLERGDLRRAVKQLASMPAAQRAKLPGISRARAEQSLAGAVVADVTMELLGLESVTICPWALREGVLLHRLESGDAAGWTPLERVGRGTEVGAGRHG, from the coding sequence ATGCGACTTGCTGTGGTGGATGTGGGCTCGCACACGGTGCGGCTGGAGATCGCGGACAGCGGGGAAGCGGCGACGCTTCCGGTGCACACCGCGAAGTGGCGCCTGCGCCTGGCCCGCCGTGTGAAGGCCGACGGGCACATACCCGCAGGTGAGGTGGACCGCGTGTGCCAGGCGGTCGCCGCCGCCCGCGACGAGGCCCAGGAGTGGGGCGCACAGGAGGTGTTCGCGGTGGCCACGGCGGTCGTACGGGCCGCCCCGAACCGGCGCGAGGTGCTCGACGCCGTGCACGACCGCTCCGGGGTGCCGCTGCGCGTGCTGTCCGGGAAGCGGGAGGCCGAACTGGCCTTTCTGGCCGCACGCCGCTGGATGGGGTGGCAGGCCGGGCCGCTGGCCCTGGTGGACATCGGCGGCGGCTCCCTCGAGGTGGCCTTCGGCCGTACCGGCCTGCCGGACTTCGCGGCGTCCGCGCCGCTGGGCGCGGGCCTGGTGACACGTGAGTTCTTCGCCGGGCAGGACCCGCCCCGGCCGCGCCAGATCAAGGCCGTACGCCGCGAGGTGCGGCGGCAGCTGCGGGAGCCCGCCGCGCGGGTGCGCTGGGAGGCGCCGCGTACGGCGGTGGCCACCTCCCGCACCTTCGAGCAGCTGGCTCGGCTGTGCGGGTCCGCGCCCAAGTGCGAGGGCCCGTTCGTGCCGCGCCGCCTGGAACGGGGCGACCTGCGGCGCGCGGTGAAGCAGCTCGCGAGCATGCCGGCGGCGCAGCGCGCGAAGCTGCCGGGCATCTCGCGCGCCCGCGCCGAGCAGTCGCTGGCGGGCGCGGTCGTCGCGGACGTCACCATGGAGCTGCTCGGACTGGAGTCGGTCACGATCTGCCCGTGGGCGCTGCGGGAGGGCGTCTTGCTGCACCGTCTGGAGAGCGGCGACGCCGCCGGCTGGACGCCGCTGGAGCGGGTCGGCCGGGGCACGGAAGTGGGGGCGGGCAGACACGGCTGA
- a CDS encoding isochorismatase family cysteine hydrolase: MADRTALVITDMVNTYEHEDAHLLLPSVREALPGVRRLIERARAGGTEVIYVNDNFGRWRSHHDELLDTVLSGPYADLVEPIRPDDDSLFVVKARHSAFYETPLEYLLRQHGIGRIVLSGQVTEQCILYSALDAHIRHVEVSVVKDAVAHIHPDLASAALRMMERNMGAHLATSGDPELRL; encoded by the coding sequence ATGGCGGACCGCACCGCGCTGGTCATCACCGACATGGTCAACACCTACGAGCACGAGGACGCCCACCTCCTCCTGCCCTCCGTACGGGAGGCACTGCCCGGCGTACGGCGGCTCATCGAGCGGGCCCGCGCCGGAGGCACCGAAGTCATCTACGTCAACGACAACTTCGGGCGCTGGCGCTCGCACCACGACGAGCTGCTCGACACCGTGCTGAGCGGCCCGTACGCCGACCTGGTCGAGCCGATCCGACCGGACGACGACTCGCTGTTCGTCGTGAAGGCCCGCCACTCGGCGTTCTACGAGACGCCGCTCGAATACCTGCTGCGGCAGCACGGCATCGGCCGGATCGTCCTCAGCGGCCAGGTCACCGAGCAATGCATCCTCTACTCCGCGCTCGACGCCCACATCCGCCATGTGGAGGTGAGCGTCGTGAAGGACGCGGTGGCGCACATCCATCCCGACCTGGCGTCGGCGGCGCTGCGCATGATGGAGCGCAACATGGGCGCGCACCTGGCCACTTCGGGGGACCCGGAGCTGCGGCTCTGA
- a CDS encoding ATP-dependent Clp protease proteolytic subunit, translated as MADLTLSHARTLPRAYGDSVPAASADPVFNRLLNDRIIFLGKEIDDDIANRVTAQLLMLAADSTDDIYLYINSPGGSVMAGMAVYDTLNYIENDVVTIAMGFCASMGQFLLTSGTRGKRFALPHTRILMHQPSAGLAGSASDIKIYAQQLVQTKREVAELTAQHSGQPVENIIRDSDRDRWFTPEEAREYGLIDAVMSRATGTIGGRMTEPAA; from the coding sequence ATGGCCGACCTGACGCTTTCCCATGCCCGAACGCTGCCCCGCGCATACGGCGACTCCGTGCCCGCCGCCTCCGCCGACCCGGTATTCAACCGGCTGCTGAACGACCGCATCATATTCCTCGGCAAGGAAATCGACGACGACATCGCCAACCGCGTTACGGCACAACTCCTCATGCTGGCCGCCGACTCGACCGACGACATCTACCTCTACATCAACTCGCCCGGCGGCTCGGTCATGGCGGGCATGGCGGTGTACGACACGCTGAACTACATCGAGAACGACGTCGTCACCATCGCCATGGGGTTCTGCGCCTCCATGGGCCAGTTCCTGCTGACGTCGGGCACGCGGGGGAAGCGCTTCGCGCTGCCGCACACCCGCATCCTGATGCACCAGCCCTCCGCCGGACTCGCCGGCTCCGCCTCGGACATCAAGATCTACGCGCAGCAGCTGGTGCAGACGAAGCGGGAGGTGGCCGAGCTGACCGCGCAGCACTCCGGGCAGCCCGTCGAGAACATCATCCGTGACTCGGACCGCGACCGCTGGTTCACGCCGGAGGAGGCCCGGGAGTACGGGCTGATCGACGCCGTGATGAGCAGGGCCACGGGCACGATCGGCGGCAGGATGACCGAGCCCGCGGCCTGA
- a CDS encoding MGH1-like glycoside hydrolase domain-containing protein, whose protein sequence is MSLPEQRPATPRRRLLRAGAAAGLTVAGLVAAGSRAHAAPHRTAAPGTPLGAPSAAPYGAPRRTGAARPSVEFGGSHGALLSGAYQAALENLLDINTVPYDPDEYNQTGLMTDPPGTFIRAGGGYEQPWTRDASVNSWNAASLLSPDVARNTLWSVCRRQEDGGGDGTGGGLIVQQDNQWWDQIIWAVAAWQHWLVTGDRAFVNDAYEAAVNTLRVDKAEHFNADYGLFEGPSFMQDGIAGYPSPPYDPGNDSSFVLDHPGAGKLMCLSTNCLFHAACLACAGMAAVTGDRRAARGFRAAAARLRAAINRHLWRPEAGSYGYLIHGSGERAGRLEPHQEGNGLAFAILCGVASRRQTAAILDSTHREPHGVVNVWPHFERFDDAHPGRHNAIVWPMTVGMWGHAAAVGGRVGTFAQAVTDIAGLQRQDGHFWELYHARTGAVDGGWQNGRQWPSQPDQTWSATAYLRLVHQGLFGLRHERDGLRFAPSLPAGWGPVTLRGLTCRGMTLDITLTGKGNRMASCTVDGHRRSGTRTVLPAGLRGRHEVRVELV, encoded by the coding sequence ATGAGCCTGCCCGAACAGCGCCCGGCAACGCCCCGACGACGGCTGCTGCGCGCGGGCGCCGCCGCCGGACTGACCGTGGCGGGACTGGTCGCCGCCGGTTCGCGCGCACACGCCGCACCGCACCGTACGGCGGCCCCGGGCACACCCCTCGGGGCACCGTCCGCAGCACCGTACGGTGCGCCGCGCCGAACGGGGGCCGCGCGCCCCAGCGTTGAGTTCGGCGGCTCCCACGGCGCGCTGCTGAGCGGCGCGTACCAGGCGGCGCTGGAGAACCTGCTCGACATCAACACCGTCCCGTACGACCCCGACGAGTACAACCAGACCGGCCTGATGACCGATCCGCCCGGCACCTTCATCCGGGCCGGCGGCGGATACGAGCAGCCGTGGACCCGTGACGCGTCGGTCAACTCGTGGAACGCCGCCAGCCTCCTGTCGCCCGACGTGGCACGCAACACCCTGTGGTCCGTGTGCCGCCGCCAGGAGGACGGCGGCGGGGACGGAACCGGTGGCGGGCTGATCGTGCAGCAGGACAACCAGTGGTGGGACCAGATCATCTGGGCCGTCGCCGCCTGGCAGCACTGGCTGGTCACCGGCGACCGCGCGTTCGTCAACGACGCGTACGAAGCCGCCGTCAACACCCTCCGTGTGGACAAGGCCGAGCACTTCAACGCGGACTACGGGCTGTTCGAGGGTCCCTCCTTCATGCAGGACGGCATCGCCGGCTATCCGAGCCCGCCGTACGACCCGGGCAACGACTCCTCGTTCGTGCTCGACCACCCCGGCGCGGGCAAGCTCATGTGCCTGTCCACCAACTGCCTCTTCCACGCCGCCTGTCTGGCCTGCGCGGGCATGGCCGCCGTGACGGGTGACCGGCGGGCGGCGCGTGGGTTCCGCGCCGCCGCTGCCCGTCTGCGCGCCGCGATCAACCGCCACCTGTGGCGGCCCGAGGCGGGCTCGTACGGCTACCTCATCCACGGCAGCGGCGAACGCGCCGGCCGACTCGAGCCACACCAGGAAGGCAACGGGCTGGCGTTCGCCATCCTGTGCGGCGTGGCGTCCCGGCGGCAGACGGCCGCGATACTCGACAGCACGCACCGTGAGCCGCACGGTGTCGTCAACGTGTGGCCGCACTTCGAGCGCTTCGACGACGCGCACCCGGGGCGGCACAACGCGATCGTGTGGCCCATGACGGTCGGCATGTGGGGGCACGCGGCGGCGGTCGGCGGCCGCGTCGGCACGTTCGCCCAGGCGGTCACCGACATCGCCGGACTGCAGCGACAGGACGGCCACTTCTGGGAGCTGTACCACGCCAGGACGGGCGCCGTGGACGGCGGCTGGCAGAACGGCCGGCAGTGGCCGTCGCAGCCGGACCAGACGTGGTCGGCCACCGCGTACCTGCGGCTGGTCCACCAGGGGCTGTTCGGCCTCCGCCACGAACGGGACGGCCTGCGGTTCGCCCCGAGCCTGCCCGCGGGCTGGGGCCCGGTGACCCTGCGCGGCCTCACCTGCCGGGGAATGACGCTGGACATCACGCTCACCGGCAAGGGCAACCGGATGGCGTCCTGCACGGTGGACGGCCACCGCCGCAGCGGCACCCGTACGGTGCTGCCGGCCGGCCTGCGCGGACGGCACGAGGTGCGCGTCGAGCTGGTGTGA
- a CDS encoding nuclease-related domain-containing protein, with amino-acid sequence MRLPSAPERARGSATAAPPLSPDDDLARNRPGESSQRKLDELGVHPAAHLFRRLLRLLRLRSDAESWHRGLQGERAVAAELRRRCPDGWRVLHSIPLPGDVALDHLLIGPGGVFCVSTESHPKAQIQVGDDVVKIGGQDYPYVRESRGEAAGAARVLSRACGFTVEVTPLLVFVGAASVTVEPALLDVRAVERRQLAALVAASGVLAPQRVEEVYAAARDRRTWADA; translated from the coding sequence GTGCGCCTGCCGTCCGCGCCGGAACGGGCGCGCGGGTCCGCCACCGCCGCGCCGCCGCTGAGTCCCGACGACGACCTTGCCCGCAACCGCCCCGGCGAGTCGTCGCAGCGGAAGCTGGACGAGCTCGGCGTGCACCCTGCGGCGCACCTCTTCCGTCGGCTGCTCCGGCTGCTCCGGCTGCGCAGCGACGCGGAATCATGGCACAGGGGCCTCCAGGGCGAACGCGCCGTCGCCGCCGAACTGCGCCGCCGCTGCCCGGACGGCTGGCGCGTCCTGCATTCGATACCGCTGCCCGGCGACGTGGCCCTCGACCACCTGCTGATCGGCCCTGGCGGCGTCTTCTGCGTCAGCACCGAGAGCCACCCCAAGGCGCAGATCCAGGTGGGCGACGACGTCGTGAAGATCGGCGGGCAGGACTATCCGTACGTGCGCGAGAGCCGCGGCGAAGCCGCCGGTGCCGCACGGGTCCTCTCCCGCGCCTGCGGCTTCACCGTGGAGGTCACGCCGCTCCTGGTCTTCGTGGGCGCGGCGAGCGTGACCGTGGAGCCGGCGCTGCTCGACGTACGGGCCGTGGAGCGGCGCCAGCTCGCCGCGCTCGTCGCCGCGAGCGGCGTGCTCGCACCGCAGCGTGTGGAGGAGGTCTACGCGGCGGCCCGCGACCGCCGTACGTGGGCGGACGCGTGA